A single genomic interval of Mustela nigripes isolate SB6536 chromosome 7, MUSNIG.SB6536, whole genome shotgun sequence harbors:
- the LOC132022767 gene encoding antileukoproteinase-like gives MKPGSLLPFMVLLALQILKSWAAEDASKENAKYGDCPFTPPVMCFVFEPPQCQSDWQCPKEQKCCREYCGIKCVDPVDPSKPVMVNPGKCPVVTEQCKRPNPRDFCLNDGHCLHGLKCCKGVCGNSCVEPVKDVFLPVQQD, from the exons ATGAAACCCGGCAGCCTCCTCCCCTTCATGGTGCTCCTTGCCCTCCAAATCCTCAAATCCTGGGCTGCGGAAGATGCTAGCAAAG AAAACGCCAAGTACGGAGACTGCCCCTTCACACCTCCTGTGATGTGCTTTGTGTTTGAACCCCCTCAGTGCCAGAGCGACTGGCAGTGTCCAAAGGAGCAGAAATGCTGTCGTGAATATTGTGGCATCAAATGTGTGGATCCTGTAGACCCATCAAAGCCTG TTATGGTCAATCCTGGGAAATGTCCAGTGGTCACTGAGCAGTGCAAGAGGCCCAACCCTAGGGACTTCTGCCTGAATGACGGCCACTGCCTTCATGGTCTCAAGTGCTGCAAGGGGGTATGTGGGAATTCCTGTGTTGAGCCAGTGAAAG ATGTATTCTTGCCAGTTCAACAAGATTAG